AAGTTGGCCGCGAGGCTCCTCTCCATGTGGTACTGGTCTTTGGCCTTGAGGATCAGCTTGTAGGTCTTGCTGCGGTATTTGTACACGAGGTGGAAGCACGTGGCGCCGAGCAGGGGCACGGTCGACACGGTGAGGAGGCAGATGCTGACcgagatgatgatgaggaggttGGGCACCCTTCGTCTGGTGGTGAACAGCACCTGAACCTCGCAGTCCTCGCCTCTGTAGGTCAGACACAGCGTGTAGTTGGTGCCAGGCCGTAAATCTCTGAACAGGTATGTGTTGACGCCCTGCTTGATCCTCGACCACTGCACGGCCGAGTGCTTGTGGTCGGCCGTGATGCACAGGTACAAGGCGTTTGAATTAATGCTCTCTGGGAGGCCGCGGTGTTCTCCGCTGTCAATGTGGAGGCTCTCAGATGTTGTGGCGGCGGCCAGTTTGACGCTCTTACCTCTGGGTATGAGCAGAGGATTGAGTCGCACCGTTGCTTCCGTTTCTGACACCCCCAGCGCAATCACGCCAAAGTCGTACGTGTACTGCTTGACGTCCTCCAGGCTCCCGTTAAAGACGTGAGTGGAAATGTATCGTGTATTCGCCGTCAAGGCGCATTTATTAGGAGTTGGTGGATACCCCGATGCCTCCTCGTGAGACTCGAAATTGGCGCCTTCAGTTGGAGGTTCGGTCGGCGCGATGCTCGTGACATATTTTCTCCTTATATCAGGGAGGCGCACAGAATCAAAGACGGatgttttgtctgttgtttggCGTACAGACGGGTTTGTTTTAGCAAAAACGGACGTTGTGGTCTTTCGCTTTTCTGGTGTTGGTTTTGGAGATGCCACCACCTCCACTAACACCGACGCCACCGCTCTACCAAACTCATTTGTGGCAGAACAGCTATAGTTTCCACCATGTTCCTTTCTGAGTTTTGATATGAGAAGAGTGCCGTTATTAAAGACTTTGACCGAATTCTGAGAGGTGAATGTTTCTTCGTTAGATTTGGCAGAGTTGTCCTCAGTGAACGACAAGGCTACCTCTTGTTTCTGGTTGTTGCTTTGAATGTTCCACATGACCAGCGGCTTTGGGTTTCCTCTGAATTCACAAGTCAAAACCAGTTTACTGTCCTCGTAGATGTTTCTGTCATGAACGTTTGGCTCGGTCTGTATTGTGACATTTGGACTCGCGCACTTCGACTCGGGCATTTCAGTGACATTGATTCCTTGAAGTTTCTCTGGAGCTGCGCAAGTGATCAGATTTTTATCAGGAAGCGTGATGGTTGTCGTCAGAATCCAGTCTCTGAGCCAGTTGAGGGAGCAGTTGCACAAGAAAGGATTGCTATGTATCTGCAGATATGACAAAGACAATAAACCGTCGAACGTCCCCTCAGCTATGGTCACaaatctgttgttgttgagtcGGAGGGAACTCAGATATTCGAGGTTTGAGAAGGCGTCCCTCGGCAAGTGGACCATCTCGTTGTGGTTCATTTTCAACATCTGCAAGACGGTGAGATTCTGCAGATCCTCCCAAGGAAAGTCTATGAGTTTATTGTGGCTGATGTCAAAGTTGCGCAGATGAACCAAAGGCGTGAGAGTCCCTTGTTCGATGGAGACAATCACATTGTGGGTCATCCACAGAGAAATCACCCGGGTGACATTATCGAAGCTGCCCAATGGTATGAAACTGATCAGGTTAGCCGAGAGACTTATGGTTGTAGCATTGGGAGGCAAACCGCGTGGGACGTCGGTTAAGTCTTTGTACGAGCATTCGGCAAAATGTCGGCTGTATTTATCTAAGCAGGTGCAGGGCTCAGGGCAGCAGAGCCCAGTGGGGAGGACGGAGGCGATCaaagtgaagaggaggatgatgtCTGCAGCCGCCATTTTCTGCTCCTGTAAAACAGATTCACATTTCATCCATCAATTACTCCATGAACCCggatttattaaaacatttaatgctACATTCTTACACTGGAAGACTTAAAGAGAAGAGTGAAGCTGAgtcattcattgttttttaaagaatgtTCAGATACCTAATGGATCTCACAATGCACTAATGAACATGTAGAGCTGCTCCTCCATCTGTTTATTGTTGATATCCAGCCTGGTATATAAAAGACTTCAGGATTCTTCACAATAGCTCGAATCAATGTTTGCGTTAAAGGATCATTTCACCAGCATTAATGCATGGATTGATGCACCCATGTTACAAAACATCTCAGTTCCAGCCCCATGTAGTCCTGCAGatagtttttgtttaatttgcacTAGGATTTAGATTCACTGTTAAGAAATATTTCATGTTTAGGCCTCTGAAGTCGACAGACGCACCAGTGCGTCCAATTTAAGACAGCGCAGCAGCAAGACACAGCGTCACTGAGTCTCTGcttcaacttttgtagaaagtactaacagtttttaaattgtgttaataggccaagtaaaactacacttattataaataatttacgcaactctttttcctgaatattgtcatCATGTTGGTGCGTGTCTGGTGCACgggagaaacggtgaaaagtAAAACGCTAGCAGAGATCACTagccagcttcaaatgctcagaaactgaacaaaacaaaagatacCCCCTTTCCTATTTGTGGGaaaaaatgcatcccatcaaccaatcagggagtgatgtgtcaatggttgctaaggatagttttgtaaatggttatAAATAGCTGTACAAAACTGTGTGATATATTTCctacattttaatgaaaatagttataaatagttctgttgtttgctaaatttgtacacAAGCTTTAGAAATTTACACTTGTTTGTGATTTTCACAGAGAGAAATCAAACTTTTTCCTACTTGGATTTATAATTTTAGTGTGGTTTAAGGTCCAATGTATTAATACATTAATTTGtcgaaatgaaaaaataattgtgaaCATGTGAGTCTGAGCTGAAATGGATGACACCAAACAAGGAAACGGCCAATTATAGTcaggactccagagggttaatacataaaaaaacatttaaaaataaataaataaataaataatgtttcttGCTGTAACTTCAAGATGCATTTCATTTCTATCACCTTGTAGAACAGCTTCTCACAGGCCgagtcaaattaaaataatagcGCTCATAAATCACAGCAGACGTTGCCCTTGGGAGTTTCTGTTTATCACCGTCTGTCTCAGCCGTTTATATAATTACTGACAATATTCTTAATGAAGAGACCCAACAGTGAggtttgtgttctgtttctcAAGATCTAGGACAATGTTTTCAgactatgcaaaaaaaaactgattaacCCCTAGTGCACTGAGAAATATATCACATATCACACTACCTGCCAGCACAAAAGTCATTATTGGCATAATTTGACTTTTGCCTGTTTTCTTTACCTAAATGTGTCCCTTTTAAACTAGCAATGTCATTCTTCTGCTGATTTGCATTAGGTGCAAGACAGCTTCTATACTGGGAGTTtttctgacaacaacaacaacaacaacaacatggccCTGTGATATctggaaaacaggaaatatacatatatatagaatGAAGCTGCTGCGCATTCAGCCTCTCGGAGCTTTACAGACGCATATTGATTTAGGGGAGATTTTCAAACTGCGCAGCAACCTCCAGCTCTGTCCTTGGTGCTGAAAGGCAACCTCacgcctctgtctctgtctgtctgtctctgtctgtctgtctgcaaacCACTGGAATCGTCTCTTCAGTCCACGACCACCAGCATCACAGCAGCTGTAATCTGACACAAACGGACTAAAGTTCATCCCTGCGAAAAGACCTCGACGCACATGAAAAATTGATGCATGGAGGAAAGAGGATCCCTCACCTCAGTGACACATAGCAGCCTGAAACTGCGTGACGAGCTTACCTgcgttttcatttgttttgtgggGTTCTGAAATCCGACTGCGTCAGAAGCGACGaggatgtgctgctgctgctcagaagTTTGAGGCTGAGACCgagtccgtctgtctgtctgtctgtgtgtctgtctgcctctaCATCATAAAAACACGCGTGTCCGCTCCTGGCTGTTTCCTATCTGAGAAGACACTGTATGTCTTACTGATGTTTCTCTACTCCCCCCTCCATCCTGTTCATCAGCTCTGGACAGAACCGcgtccccatttttttttttttttttttttttttttttttctttaaaggagAACCGGCCTCTGACGCGGTGGCGAGAGATGTGAGAACTGATCAGTGCTCAATACTTAAAGACAGAAATCAGCAAACAACAGGTGACAAGGAAGGAgaacaaattattaaatgaatggTAATAAATAACACCCTAAAATCTGGAATAGAGCAGCAATGGTTAGAGGGTGAATTCTTAATGATCCACAAAATATGATTCAGCATCTCCTGCTTTCAGCATCTTAAATGTGTcaatttgctgctttttgttaTCATTTCTGACACCGAGCACTCACCTTTAGTTGTGGGAAATACGTGGATATTTTGGACCATTTTGTGATCTTTTTGTATCTGACTCGGGGGCCTGCAACATAATATGGAGAGAGATATCAGAGTTACAAAAGTAAGGGTTTGTTTcattcaaaggaaaacaaaaaaacatcagttgAGTTTCTACAGGTGACAAGGAGTCAGCTTATGCATCTTCAATAACATCCTTTATTCACATCTTCTCAGGTTGGTTAAGGTAATTAAGAACGAGCaggtggaggtgcagagggATGCAACAATGGACAGCAAACACACTTATTGCTTTTTCACACGTTTAAAACTCACAACGGGAAATCACGTCTGTGACTTGAGAGACAAGCAGTAGTTTATAAGACACTAGCATGAATGAAGGATCTAAAGAGAGCTTGATCCTTTTAGTTCAGAAGATTTTAAAAACTACAGATATACCTTCTAAAAGCATGTCAAGCTCCCATAATGACTCCATTTGTGTGTTACAACCCAAGAGTGGACAACAAGGCTGTTGTGGCTGGTTGTGGTAAATATGTGAGAGAGGAAAGGGGTAAACTTACAGAATGTAATGTATCACATAGATACTATTACACACCATCTAGATTGTAAAAGATGAAACTCTCGGGTGATGATCTGTGTtggaaatgcaaaaagaaaaaaatgtgtggacacagggattatttcactgaaaATTGTAAACAACGAAATCCCAATGttctcaaacgagtacttgggaatttgttaaatttgcatgtgaTATAAAGCTAGAATAGTtgaaaagcataaataaacaaccgtattgacccttcactaccagtacatgtcagacaaaagtgtctccttatgaggacacaGGTCTAAATGAggtagaataagctgcaacaaacctaatacattatgtccccatatgaggatgccgggtctcaggaggttaatgttatgccctttaaccctttaaagtcTGAACATATATGTTTGTTGATACATTAAAGCATTGTAAATaaagtatttgaattaccgtaactcacagtggtttgctctattgacaaattcaaagtgtggccaaacacctgaggagttgtgcttttgtctggaagaaaatgttttttttttacaacagatCCCTCCAAACAATCCTCTCTTTGTGGGTCTCCCCGGTCTTGTGTCGCTCCACAGCCTCCAGCCGACAGCAGCAGTGcttcatcattaccgtaatggcatcttttttccccagaaagcgcaacttcccaaggttcagccacactttgaattttgcccATCGATGAATTACAGAAatctaaatacattttttatgcgCTGGTCTTAAAAGGTTAAAGTCATTTTGCTGTCAGTATCTTTTACGACAGACTAGATGGAGAACTCTAAAGAGCTTGGTTCTCAGACAgcagtcattttgttgtaaacaaattcaactccactgcACCCAGGTGACATTTATGACTACGCCTTTgaccacataaagcccacccaTTTGACTGGACTgacagatctttgctggagtgTAATCTGTTCCCAATGTGGAGCGACTCCAGTccagaaaagaaatgtgtagTCGGGAGAAGTTGGTCTGACTTCCAGGCTACAACTAAGTAGCATATTGGGTGGGATGGGAGTAATCTATTGAAAAAGGTGCTAGGTGAGATTTTTGTGTAACAACTTCGATTAGCAATTAATTGGTGAATGGAaactcatttttaaaataattttaagcTGTCACGGCTTGAAGAGAGGAGCGTGGCTGGTTGATTAAACTGAACAGATATGGTGAGGTTGGTTGGAGctctgcatttaattttttaccaCATCAGTGACCAAATAATCTGACCAGATGCAGTAAAACATGTTGATCCTTTTAGTTTAGGTTTTCATACTGGAATCCAGACCGGAGCCTCTCATTTAAAGCACATgattctactttggtctcatctgtctacacatcattttctttgtccttGCCACTCCGCCATGCACACTATGGTTGGTCAGTGCTCTCCTGATGCACGCATGCTCCATGAGCAGTAACATTAGTCGATATGAGAGAGTTGCtttttttagactttaatgTCTCTTGCTTTTGGAGTGATCTTTTTTCTGAGCTTCTCAGACAGCTCCTTTGTCCGCACATTCATACATTTCTACAACCATCAGATGTGAAGAGCTGACTGTGAAAAAACCCtgattttaacaaacaaaaagaaacagggCACTGAACGACACCAGAGTCCACATGGACTGGAAACACCTCTGATCATGAGCTCTAGTTTAGCCTTGAAACAGACCTGTAATCATTGAGCTGCACTTCCTTTTGAAGATGTGAGGAAGCAGGGATGTAATATTCAATcaatttcctgaataaacaaatatcaTATCataatatttatgtttcatttatctGACTGGGTTTTCTTTGTCTACTGTCTTGActtgttttgagtcattgttatgcagaaattaagaaaattatGAAGAATGCAAATGCATCTactccatttatccatttatcaGCCTTTTGTGAGGCGGGCAGTCCACAGTCCCTGCTCTTTGGACGGGGTCTCTGCTCAGTAAATGTTAATTCTGCACCATCATCTGCTTTCTCCTTATTCAACCGTTTTCTACACTTCCTGTAAGAGGCATTGCACTGTGGCTCTGCTTCCTATACTGTAGGTGGCAACACATTACCAGCTGACATCAAGTGACACAATAAAGGCCTGTGCTTTAAATGGtgcacattttaactttttaacatttaatgaatgGTGAAAGagtaaaaagggaaaatatttttataatgatCCATCAATTTCTAATTTTCTAAAATAgcattttcaatgtgaaagtcGGTTGTAGTTTTGGCTTAATCttgtcttaatttattttttttaagtgacacCAGATCTCAAATAGATGCTCTGTAGTGATTGTGCCATGATAATTTAAAGTGGTTTCTGAGTTTAATTTCCCATTCTGATAAATCTTGTATTTATATCACAAAATGTGCATCCCCCAAATACtccaaacaaaacagtaaattagttaaattaagaaaaaaaaaaaaaaaaaaaaaaagtaattataaaATAAGTCAAAGACATTAATAAGAAGTTAAATGCACTTTGTTACTCTATGGATAAGGGTCCCATCCACTCTGCATTAACTAGATACTACAGGTACCATTAAACGCCCGAAACAGCCtggaaacaaaagaataaataaaaaaaaacaaaaaaaatcaacaacttTATTTTGGTAAAACAGTGTCAACATGAGTGTAAAGCTAAAGCCAATTTCAACCAGTCCCTTGCTAAGTATCTGCTAAGagctttttaaattacatttcactTGACTCTTCTGTAAAGTGGATGATTTTCCAGCAGGTGGCACCAGAATCCTAttataaagaaatgtttcagttcattttgacTGAAGTGAGTGAATGTGGTTTCTTTTTACAGCTTTATCTCAGTGTTATCCTCTTACAATCAATCTTCACTGCAGCATAGGGTCTTCTTAGTTTAATAATGTCCAGCTGTTGGATTTTTGTGAGAAAATTGCATGTAAAGTTTCCTTCTCATGCCATCACTAATGTGTCCGTTAAACCTCCACATTTTGGTCTTTTCTTACGTCACATCAAGTCACATCCAAAGGATCTGAGTTTAATTTAAAGTGCCATGATGACTGAATTTGGCGTTATCAGACTTGATTTCAATTTGTACAATTGCACGGAAAAACTGCGTTTGTGCAAAAGTTTAGTCAATTGTAAAGTCAATTTAGGCCTCATTTGCCTCATTAAACTTGTGGACTGTCAGATAATAATACCTTTGGGGTAAATTCTTCCAGTCCCAAAGCACAAACTCGTCTAAACAACTGCCTGAAGCCTTGAACATGAAGCGAACTGATCAATATGAGGCGAGAAAGGCTAcgaaaagaaatttaaatgaatatctGTTGCCTCAACTCTCATCAAAAATGCAGATAACTCATTCCACaagacttaaaaacacaaaccatcacATCTTTACGTGgttctgaagaagaaaaatcaaagtATAAAAACAGCTAAATCTGCAAACgtcataatataatataaaaacgaaataacataaaatatttactGGTTGCCACTGGCGGCtggatggttgtttgtctttttgtgttgtcCCGGTTTGTACCCCGgccctctcgcccagtgacagctgctCCTCTGTTCAAAAAATATGGCAGATATAGGGCCAAGAGTCTTTAGTCCCCAGTGCTTCAAGCTAGT
The sequence above is drawn from the Mugil cephalus isolate CIBA_MC_2020 chromosome 3, CIBA_Mcephalus_1.1, whole genome shotgun sequence genome and encodes:
- the LOC125005860 gene encoding immunoglobulin superfamily containing leucine-rich repeat protein 2-like isoform X1; the encoded protein is MKTQEQKMAAADIILLFTLIASVLPTGLCCPEPCTCLDKYSRHFAECSYKDLTDVPRGLPPNATTISLSANLISFIPLGSFDNVTRVISLWMTHNVIVSIEQGTLTPLVHLRNFDISHNKLIDFPWEDLQNLTVLQMLKMNHNEMVHLPRDAFSNLEYLSSLRLNNNRFVTIAEGTFDGLLSLSYLQIHSNPFLCNCSLNWLRDWILTTTITLPDKNLITCAAPEKLQGINVTEMPESKCASPNVTIQTEPNVHDRNIYEDSKLVLTCEFRGNPKPLVMWNIQSNNQKQEVALSFTEDNSAKSNEETFTSQNSVKVFNNGTLLISKLRKEHGGNYSCSATNEFGRAVASVLVEVVASPKPTPEKRKTTTSVFAKTNPSVRQTTDKTSVFDSVRLPDIRRKYVTSIAPTEPPTEGANFESHEEASGYPPTPNKCALTANTRYISTHVFNGSLEDVKQYTYDFGVIALGVSETEATVRLNPLLIPRGKSVKLAAATTSESLHIDSGEHRGLPESINSNALYLCITADHKHSAVQWSRIKQGVNTYLFRDLRPGTNYTLCLTYRGEDCEVQVLFTTRRRVPNLLIIISVSICLLTVSTVPLLGATCFHLVYKYRSKTYKLILKAKDQYHMERSLAANFNLHAPHTESQRRINGSQLDEEEAELESGDGEKEADTEESMVTESFTLSQCRGNLDDCEVGSEYSDRLPLGAEAVNLTGSYKHPNH
- the LOC125005860 gene encoding immunoglobulin superfamily containing leucine-rich repeat protein 2-like isoform X2, with amino-acid sequence MAAADIILLFTLIASVLPTGLCCPEPCTCLDKYSRHFAECSYKDLTDVPRGLPPNATTISLSANLISFIPLGSFDNVTRVISLWMTHNVIVSIEQGTLTPLVHLRNFDISHNKLIDFPWEDLQNLTVLQMLKMNHNEMVHLPRDAFSNLEYLSSLRLNNNRFVTIAEGTFDGLLSLSYLQIHSNPFLCNCSLNWLRDWILTTTITLPDKNLITCAAPEKLQGINVTEMPESKCASPNVTIQTEPNVHDRNIYEDSKLVLTCEFRGNPKPLVMWNIQSNNQKQEVALSFTEDNSAKSNEETFTSQNSVKVFNNGTLLISKLRKEHGGNYSCSATNEFGRAVASVLVEVVASPKPTPEKRKTTTSVFAKTNPSVRQTTDKTSVFDSVRLPDIRRKYVTSIAPTEPPTEGANFESHEEASGYPPTPNKCALTANTRYISTHVFNGSLEDVKQYTYDFGVIALGVSETEATVRLNPLLIPRGKSVKLAAATTSESLHIDSGEHRGLPESINSNALYLCITADHKHSAVQWSRIKQGVNTYLFRDLRPGTNYTLCLTYRGEDCEVQVLFTTRRRVPNLLIIISVSICLLTVSTVPLLGATCFHLVYKYRSKTYKLILKAKDQYHMERSLAANFNLHAPHTESQRRINGSQLDEEEAELESGDGEKEADTEESMVTESFTLSQCRGNLDDCEVGSEYSDRLPLGAEAVNLTGSYKHPNH